The following proteins are encoded in a genomic region of Glycine max cultivar Williams 82 chromosome 18, Glycine_max_v4.0, whole genome shotgun sequence:
- the LOC100775591 gene encoding vesicle transport protein GOT1 — MAYEITEIKKIGIGLIGFGLFFTFLGIILFFDRGLLALGNIFSLAGVGILLGWRSTWALFTNRANFKGSASFLLGLFFIFVRWPIVGIILEIYGCVFLFSGFWSSIKVFLYHIPVVGWIIQFISPP; from the exons ATGGCTTACGAGATAACCGAGATAAAGA AGATTGGTATAGGCCTAATTGGTTTCGGCTTATTTTTCACATTTCTTGGCataattcttttctttgacCGTGGTTTGCTTGCTCTGGGAAAT ATTTTTTCCTTGGCAGGGGTTGGCATTTTGCTTGGTTGGCGTTCCACGTGGGCACTTTTCACTAATAGAGCCAACTTTAAG GGTTCTGCATCATTTCTTCTAggtctctttttcatctttgtgAGGTGGCCAATTGTTGGTATAATACTTGAAATATACGGTTGTGTTTTTCTCTTCAG TGGATTTTGGTCATCTATCAAAGTGTTCCTCTACCATATCCCTGTTGTTGGATGGATTATACAGTTTATCTCTC CTCCTTGA